One genomic region from Saprospiraceae bacterium encodes:
- a CDS encoding amidohydrolase/deacetylase family metallohydrolase produces MKKSCCLFIFYLIFITYSSSQNIDILIKNGLLIDPANNIHAIKDIAVHEGKILKVGTDFTLFKAKKTIDAKGLIVCPGFIDLHTHVFVGSKPDVFADGIYSLSPDDITLKAGVTTVVDAGTSGWRNFPQFKQQVIDQSKTRILAWLNISGNGMSAKDSETDINDIDPDNAYATRQKYKDIIVGIKIGHYPGKDWTPFDHALTACNKSDIPLFVECHLPNYTLEEQLDHMRPGDIITHTYENITERMPVIDSNGMLQPFIKSAIQKGILFDVGHGGAGFWFNQAIPALRQGLSPNSFGTDLHRFSMNAGMKDMLNVMSKYLAMGMSIEDIILKATWAPAQAIKRKDLGTLAEGSVADIAIIRIRKGNYGFIDASGARIKGKKKLEVEMTIRDGKIVWDLNGLAATPYVK; encoded by the coding sequence ATGAAAAAAAGCTGTTGCCTTTTTATATTCTACTTAATTTTTATTACTTATTCATCTTCACAAAACATAGATATCCTAATAAAAAATGGACTCCTCATCGACCCCGCCAATAATATCCATGCAATAAAAGATATCGCTGTTCATGAAGGCAAAATATTAAAAGTAGGTACTGACTTCACTTTATTCAAGGCTAAGAAAACGATCGACGCCAAAGGACTGATCGTCTGTCCTGGATTCATAGATTTGCATACCCATGTGTTCGTAGGTAGCAAGCCCGATGTATTCGCCGATGGCATTTATAGTTTATCACCGGACGATATTACACTCAAAGCCGGCGTGACTACTGTCGTCGATGCAGGTACTTCCGGCTGGCGCAATTTTCCGCAATTCAAACAACAGGTCATCGATCAATCCAAAACAAGGATCCTGGCCTGGCTCAATATCTCCGGCAACGGCATGAGTGCTAAAGACAGCGAAACAGATATCAATGACATCGATCCAGACAATGCCTACGCAACGAGACAAAAATATAAAGACATTATAGTTGGCATTAAAATAGGCCATTACCCTGGCAAAGATTGGACACCTTTTGATCATGCACTGACTGCTTGTAATAAATCCGATATTCCCTTATTCGTAGAATGTCATTTACCCAACTATACTTTAGAAGAACAGTTGGATCATATGAGACCAGGTGACATCATCACCCATACTTATGAAAATATCACCGAACGAATGCCTGTAATAGACTCCAATGGAATGCTGCAGCCATTTATAAAATCCGCCATACAAAAAGGGATACTTTTTGATGTAGGACATGGAGGGGCAGGATTTTGGTTTAATCAAGCCATACCTGCTCTCCGGCAAGGATTGTCGCCAAATTCTTTCGGTACCGATCTGCATCGGTTCAGTATGAATGCCGGTATGAAGGACATGCTCAATGTGATGTCAAAATACCTGGCTATGGGCATGAGTATAGAGGACATCATATTAAAAGCCACCTGGGCTCCTGCTCAGGCGATCAAAAGGAAAGATCTTGGTACTTTGGCAGAAGGCAGTGTCGCAGACATAGCTATCATCCGAATCCGAAAAGGGAACTACGGTTTTATCGATGCGAGTGGGGCCAGGATCAAAGGCAAAAAAAAATTGGAAGTCGAGATGACGATCCGTGATGGCAAAATAGTATGGGATCTGAATGGATTGGCAGCAACACCGTATGTGAAATAA
- a CDS encoding PQQ-dependent sugar dehydrogenase, protein MKKLIYLSPLTLLIALWIWSGCQSKPMPIPSGDPNNAGLFLPDGFEALAVVDSIGRTRHIAVNDHGDIYVKLTYNDAMKGSGGTVGLRDLDGDGKADSIVYFGDYKDEGSLAVGVQIHDDYLYTTTVKYVLRNKLKRGELIPTSPTEIILTDTDTNVVRNWHTTKPLAFDDQGHMFVPFGAPNDACQDMKVYGPTGTLHGKGLDPCPVLETHAGIWRFDANKKGLTIKDGYRFATGLRSVVGMTWNPGDKSVYAVVNGIDNFQTLYPELYTGWQAALLPSEIMAKVQDGDNYGWPYAYYDQLQGKNVLQPGYGGDGKIIGRASEFTNPVFGFPGHWAPMDILFYQGNHLPERYKKGAFVAFHGSTDRSPYPQAGYIVCFIPFENGKPTGAWEVFADGFTQVDTVVNTSEARFRPMGLAEGPDGSLYISESNKGKIWRVMYPGDKTKFTDQQLVAMEARKSRSYIKTPDEVNDNLQRGDRLKGSILYQTYCKSCHQQDGKGDNNRYPPLAESEWVKGDVDQLIDIVLNGRQGPIKVNDKTYQGIMPKNDLLDDHAIASIITYIRAGFKNRMPGVDAKDVARVRRQLNKK, encoded by the coding sequence ATGAAAAAACTAATTTATCTCTCACCATTGACACTACTCATCGCTTTGTGGATATGGTCTGGTTGTCAATCCAAACCAATGCCAATACCATCAGGCGATCCTAACAATGCAGGATTGTTTCTGCCCGATGGTTTTGAAGCTTTGGCAGTGGTCGATAGCATAGGAAGAACCAGGCATATCGCTGTCAATGATCACGGCGATATCTATGTCAAACTGACTTATAATGACGCAATGAAAGGAAGTGGCGGCACCGTCGGGCTCCGGGACCTTGATGGAGATGGCAAAGCGGATTCTATCGTTTATTTTGGTGATTATAAAGATGAAGGCAGCCTGGCCGTAGGGGTGCAGATACATGATGACTACCTCTATACTACCACGGTCAAATATGTCTTAAGAAATAAATTGAAGCGGGGCGAACTGATCCCAACCAGTCCAACCGAAATCATACTCACTGATACGGATACCAATGTGGTCAGAAACTGGCATACCACCAAACCACTTGCTTTTGACGATCAGGGCCATATGTTCGTCCCGTTTGGTGCACCCAATGACGCCTGCCAGGATATGAAAGTTTATGGTCCGACAGGCACCTTACATGGCAAAGGATTAGACCCATGCCCGGTGCTTGAAACCCATGCCGGTATCTGGCGTTTTGATGCCAACAAAAAAGGACTGACGATCAAAGACGGATATCGGTTTGCCACAGGCCTGCGCAGTGTGGTCGGCATGACATGGAATCCCGGGGATAAAAGCGTGTATGCCGTCGTCAATGGAATAGATAATTTTCAAACTTTGTACCCCGAACTCTACACCGGGTGGCAAGCGGCTTTGCTTCCATCTGAGATCATGGCCAAAGTGCAGGATGGTGATAATTATGGCTGGCCCTATGCGTATTATGATCAGCTCCAGGGTAAAAATGTGTTGCAACCCGGGTATGGAGGTGATGGCAAAATCATAGGCCGGGCCAGTGAATTTACCAATCCTGTGTTCGGTTTCCCCGGGCATTGGGCTCCGATGGATATTTTGTTTTATCAAGGAAATCATCTGCCGGAACGCTATAAAAAAGGTGCTTTTGTAGCTTTTCACGGATCTACAGACCGGTCGCCATATCCCCAGGCTGGATATATTGTATGTTTTATCCCTTTTGAAAATGGAAAACCAACCGGTGCTTGGGAAGTCTTCGCGGATGGGTTTACCCAGGTAGATACCGTGGTCAATACCAGCGAAGCCAGGTTTCGCCCGATGGGTCTTGCCGAAGGACCCGATGGCTCCTTATACATCAGCGAATCGAATAAAGGCAAGATATGGCGGGTGATGTATCCCGGAGATAAAACCAAATTTACCGATCAACAACTTGTGGCCATGGAAGCGCGTAAGTCCCGCTCTTATATCAAAACTCCCGACGAAGTCAATGACAATCTGCAACGCGGCGATCGACTCAAAGGGAGTATCCTGTATCAAACTTATTGCAAAAGCTGTCATCAGCAAGACGGCAAAGGTGATAATAATCGATATCCTCCGCTGGCAGAGTCAGAATGGGTCAAAGGAGATGTGGATCAATTAATCGATATCGTATTAAATGGTAGGCAGGGACCGATCAAAGTTAATGATAAAACTTATCAGGGTATCATGCCGAAGAACGATCTGCTGGATGATCATGCGATCGCTTCCATCATCACGTATATCCGGGCTGGGTTTAAAAATCGGATGCCCGGGGTGGATGCAAAAGATGTGGCTAGAGTAAGGAGGCAGCTTAATAAAAAGTAA
- a CDS encoding Gfo/Idh/MocA family oxidoreductase produces the protein MSQQNNPLRILVVGCGNMGASHATAYHTMDGFEICGLVSTGDSKKVLNEKLGGEYPLYDDFEYAMAATKPEAVCISTYPDTHESFAIKAFEQGCHVFIEKPLADTVAGSERVMQAAIKADKKLVIGYILRHHPSWEKFVELAQTLGKPLVMRMNLNQQSHGYMWTVHHNLMKSLSPIVDCGVHYIDVMCQMTRSKPVWVSAIGAKLSDDIPAWNYNYGQLQIRFEDGSVGWYEAGWGPMMSETAFFIKDVIGPKGSVSIVAQEAGGKGKSDSIDAHTKTESLRLHHADQDAFHEFTKEDEWINLRDEPDHQELCNREQRYFLKAIVGNLDLTDHMQDAVNSLRVAFACDESVKTGEVVRLGS, from the coding sequence ATGTCTCAACAAAATAATCCTCTCCGCATCCTCGTCGTCGGTTGCGGCAATATGGGCGCTTCCCACGCCACCGCTTATCATACTATGGACGGTTTTGAAATCTGTGGTTTAGTATCTACCGGTGACAGTAAAAAAGTGCTGAATGAAAAACTAGGTGGTGAATACCCGCTGTATGATGATTTTGAGTACGCGATGGCAGCGACCAAACCTGAGGCAGTCTGTATCTCCACTTACCCTGACACCCATGAATCCTTTGCCATCAAAGCATTTGAGCAAGGCTGCCATGTCTTTATCGAAAAACCACTCGCTGATACCGTGGCCGGATCAGAGCGGGTGATGCAAGCCGCCATCAAAGCAGATAAAAAATTAGTGATCGGCTATATCCTGCGACATCATCCTTCGTGGGAAAAATTTGTAGAGCTGGCACAGACTCTTGGCAAGCCCCTGGTCATGCGCATGAATCTCAATCAACAGAGCCATGGTTATATGTGGACCGTACATCACAATCTTATGAAAAGCCTGAGCCCCATCGTAGACTGCGGGGTGCATTATATCGATGTCATGTGCCAGATGACACGTAGCAAACCGGTATGGGTCAGTGCGATCGGAGCCAAACTAAGTGATGATATCCCGGCTTGGAATTATAATTATGGTCAGCTCCAGATACGATTTGAAGATGGTTCCGTCGGTTGGTATGAAGCGGGCTGGGGACCTATGATGAGTGAGACTGCATTTTTTATAAAAGATGTGATTGGTCCCAAAGGAAGTGTATCGATCGTCGCGCAAGAAGCCGGGGGCAAAGGCAAATCGGATTCCATTGATGCCCATACCAAAACCGAATCCTTACGCTTGCATCATGCAGATCAGGATGCATTCCATGAATTTACCAAAGAAGATGAATGGATCAATCTCCGTGACGAACCTGATCACCAGGAGCTCTGCAATAGGGAGCAACGATACTTTCTAAAAGCTATTGTGGGGAATCTGGATTTGACCGATCATATGCAGGATGCGGTGAATAGTTTGAGAGTAGCTTTTGCTTGTGATGAGTCGGTGAAGACAGGGGAGGTGGTGAGGCTTGGATCTTAG
- a CDS encoding CocE/NonD family hydrolase, whose protein sequence is MKRLVVLWSALLLTGYIFAQSLSPEESYKKLQEVAIIDQKVMMPMRDGIRLATDIFRPKGDQKVPIIFSRTPYNFNTWGDGEQKLNAYASALEAVMRGYAYVVQNERGRFFSEGEWDILGTPLTDGYDALTWLSTQSWSNGKIGLTGCSSTAEWQMAVTAMDHPALAANITQAFGAGVGRIGKFYEQGNWYRGGAHQLLFTSWLYGTQHDIIRPQLPKNATQEDLLRIQRFYDMAPEYPKVDWTDAFTHLPVQDIIKNIHGPVSVFEDLIRRKPNDPAWYQGGLYHDNMPYEKPTFWFASWYDVSTSPNLAMINHIKKNAKKPGIADNQYLVIAPVLHCSYKRATENTMVGERNVGDARLDYDALTYGWFDYWMKGEKNDILTKTPKVQFYTMGSNKWQASDTWPPSGYTTTTYYLHSSGKANSVFGDGKLSPNMPANENPDQFSYDPNFPVPSNGGNVCCMGNALNGGAYDQRQMEARNDILVYTSDPLVQGVEVTGSIEATVFVSSDAKDTDITLKVLDVYPDGKAYNLDETIQRLRYRDGYDKEVMMEKGKVYKVDLTPISTSNYFAPGHSIRIEISSSNFPRFDRNLNTGGNNYNEYKGVIAKNTIHHSSVYSSQVRMPVKRY, encoded by the coding sequence ATGAAAAGATTGGTTGTCTTGTGGTCTGCCTTGTTGCTGACAGGATATATTTTTGCTCAATCCCTTTCACCGGAAGAATCCTACAAAAAGCTTCAGGAAGTGGCCATCATCGATCAGAAGGTCATGATGCCTATGCGGGATGGAATACGCTTAGCGACAGATATTTTTAGACCCAAAGGTGACCAGAAAGTTCCCATTATATTTTCCCGTACACCGTACAATTTCAATACCTGGGGGGATGGCGAGCAGAAACTCAATGCCTATGCCTCTGCCCTGGAAGCGGTCATGCGAGGATATGCCTATGTAGTTCAAAATGAAAGAGGACGATTTTTTTCAGAGGGCGAGTGGGACATCCTGGGCACACCCCTGACCGATGGTTATGACGCACTTACCTGGCTATCCACTCAATCATGGTCTAATGGAAAAATAGGACTTACCGGTTGCTCTTCCACAGCGGAGTGGCAAATGGCTGTGACTGCTATGGATCATCCTGCATTGGCCGCCAATATAACCCAGGCCTTTGGTGCTGGTGTAGGCCGAATAGGCAAATTTTATGAACAGGGTAATTGGTATCGGGGAGGTGCTCATCAACTCTTATTTACCTCCTGGTTATACGGCACGCAGCATGATATTATTCGACCTCAATTGCCTAAAAATGCCACCCAGGAAGACTTACTGCGAATTCAGCGATTTTATGATATGGCTCCGGAATACCCCAAAGTGGATTGGACCGATGCTTTTACTCATCTGCCTGTACAGGATATTATAAAAAACATTCATGGTCCGGTCAGTGTGTTTGAAGATTTGATTCGTCGTAAACCCAACGATCCTGCCTGGTACCAGGGTGGCTTATACCATGACAATATGCCGTATGAAAAACCAACTTTTTGGTTTGCGTCCTGGTACGATGTGTCTACCAGTCCCAACCTCGCGATGATCAATCATATCAAAAAAAATGCGAAAAAACCCGGCATAGCGGATAATCAATACCTCGTGATCGCTCCTGTTCTGCATTGTTCGTATAAAAGAGCCACAGAAAACACGATGGTAGGAGAGCGGAATGTTGGAGACGCCCGGTTAGATTATGATGCCTTGACTTACGGCTGGTTCGATTATTGGATGAAGGGAGAAAAGAATGATATCCTGACCAAAACGCCCAAAGTGCAATTTTACACTATGGGGTCCAATAAATGGCAAGCTTCAGATACCTGGCCACCCTCCGGATATACGACGACTACTTATTATCTGCATAGCAGTGGTAAAGCGAATTCTGTCTTCGGCGATGGAAAATTATCTCCCAACATGCCGGCGAATGAAAACCCAGATCAATTTTCTTACGATCCCAATTTTCCTGTGCCTAGCAATGGTGGCAACGTATGCTGTATGGGTAATGCCCTCAACGGAGGTGCTTACGATCAGCGACAAATGGAAGCAAGAAATGACATTTTGGTCTATACCTCCGATCCGCTGGTGCAAGGTGTAGAGGTGACTGGATCTATCGAAGCGACCGTATTTGTTTCCTCAGATGCTAAAGACACCGATATTACCTTAAAAGTCCTGGATGTATATCCTGATGGAAAAGCTTATAACCTGGATGAAACCATACAACGACTCCGTTACCGGGATGGCTATGATAAAGAGGTGATGATGGAAAAAGGGAAAGTATACAAGGTAGATTTAACGCCTATCTCCACTTCCAACTATTTTGCCCCCGGACATAGCATACGCATCGAAATTTCTTCCAGTAATTTTCCCCGATTTGATCGCAACTTAAATACCGGCGGAAATAATTATAACGAATACAAAGGGGTAATTGCAAAAAATACGATACATCATTCATCGGTATATTCGAGTCAGGTGAGGATGCCGGTGAAGAGATATTGA